The region CGCTCGACACCGCAATTTCCGGGCCGCAGCGCAGCGACAAGAACCGCGCACGCGACGTCTACCGCCATCCGAAAGCAACGCTGCAATTCTTCGGCGTGACGTCGTCGCAAACCGTGCTGGAGATCGCGCCCGGTGGCGGCTGGTACACGGAGATACTCGCGCCCTATCTGCACGACCACGGAAAACTGTACGAGGTGCAATACGACAGCCCGGACGCCGCATCGGCAGCAGAGGAGCGGGCTGGCCGGGCGTCATTCGCGCGCAAGCTGGCGGCCACGCCGGCCATCTACGGCAATGTGGTGGTCGGCACGCTGCGAGCGGGCCGGTTCAGCGGCTTTCCGGCCGATGGCAGCGTCGACCAGGTGCTGACTTTCCGCAATATCCACAACTGGATCAAGGACGGCGAGATCGACGCGAACCTGCGCGCCTTCTACGCGGCACTTAAGCCGGGCGGGATTCTCGGTGTCGAGGAACATCGCGCGGCGCCGGGCACCTCCCTGCAACAGACCATCGACACCGGCTATGTGACCGAAGCCTATGTCATCGAACACGCGCGCGCGGCCGGTTTCGAATTGGCTGGCCAAAGCGAGGTGAACAGCAATCCCCGCGACACGAAAAATTATCCGAACGGCGTGTGGTCGCTGCCGCCCACATATGAAGGCCACGACGTCGATCGGGCGAAATACGCGGCGATCGGCGAATCGGATCGCATGACATTGCGTTTCGTGAAACCCAGGTGACTGGCATGACCGGCTCGGGTCCCAGCGCGCCCCGGCAGCGATAAGCCCCACCGGTCGGCGCGTCCTTCACTGCGCCGCGCTTGACGCGGTCCCAATAATATGTTCCTATTGCGCACCATGTACCGCGCCCAGACCATCCTATCGCTACTACTAGCCCGCTCTACCGGGCTAGGTCTGCTGCTGCGCGCTTCCATCTGAAACACCCGAAGCACCGCTCAATTCCCCAGTAACTGACCCAGCCCCGGTTTCCGACCGGCGGCCATGCTTTGTCTTTTCGTCGTCCGGTCGACACCAGGTTGATCGATCCCAAGGATGATGAAAATGTTGAAGAACCCTGCTACCAAGTATCGCTCGTTCAAGCCGATCAATTTGACGGACCGCCAGTGGCCGTCGCGCACCATCACGCGCGCGCCGATCTGGATGAGTACCGACCTGCGTGACGGTAACCAGTCGCTGTTCGAACCGATGAACGCCGAGCGCAAGATGCGCATGTTCAAGACGCTGGTGCAAATTGGCTTCAAGGAAATCGAAGTCGCGTTTCCGTCCGCCTCGCAGACCGACTTCAATTTCGTGCGCGAGCTGATCGAAGGCGGCCATATCCCTGACGACGTTACCATCGAAGTGTTGACGCAAGCCCGCGACGATCTGATCGAACGCACTTTCGAATCCTTGCGTGGCGTGCCGCGCGCCATCGTCCACCTGTACAACGCCACCGCGCCGGAATTCCGCCGCATCGTATTCGGACTCGAAAAAAGCGGCGTCAAGGAACTCGCGCAAAACGCCGCGCGTACGATGAAGCGTCTCGTCGATGCCACACCGGAAACGCAGTTCACGCTGCAATACAGCCCGGAAGTGTTCAGCGGCACCGAACTCGAATTCGCCAAGGAAGTGTGCGACGCCGTGTTCGATATCTGGCAACCGACGCCCGAGCACAAAGCGATCGTCAACTTGCCCGCTACCGTGGAAATGGCTACGCCGAATGTCTACGCCGACCAGATCGAATGGATGCATCGCAATCTCGCGCGTCGCGATTCGTTGATCATTTCGGTGCATCCGCATAACGATCGGGGCACCGCGGTGGCGGCCGCGGAACTGGCGGTGATGGCGGGTGCGGATCGTATCGAAGGGTGTTTGTTCGGCAATGGTGAACGTACCGGCAATGTCGATCTCGTGACGCTCGCGTTGAATCTGTACACGCAGGGTGTCGATCCTGAGCTCGACTTTTCGAATATCAATGAAGTCGCGCGAACCGCCGAGGAATGCACGCAGTTACCGGTGCATCCGCGTCATCCGTATGTTGGCGATCTGGTGTTTACCGCGTTCTCCGGCTCGCATCAGGATGCGATCAAGAAAGGCTTTGCTGTGCAGAAACCGGATGCGGTCTGGGAGGTGCCTTATATGCCGATTGATCCGAGCGATCTTGGGCGGACTTATGATTCGGTGATTCGCGTGAATAGTCAGTCTGGTAAGGGTGGGATTGCTTATTTGCTCGAGCAGGGTTACGGGGTGGTGTTGCCGCGGCGCTTGCAGGTCGATTTTAGCTCCGCCGTGCAACGTTATACCGATGACAGCGGGCAAGAAGTGACGCCTTCGCAGATCTGGGAATTGTTCCAGCAGGAGTATGTGCACAGTGCTGCGCCGATTCATTATGTTGGACATAGTTTGTCTGAGCGCGACGGGCGTGAACATATCAAGCTCACTGTCGATATTCATGGCTCGCGGCGCGTCTTGAGCGGGGAAGGGAATGGGCCGCTTGATGCGTTGATGCATGCGATTGGGGCGCCTGTGCGGATTCAGCACTATGAAGAGCGGGCGCTGACTCAAGGCGCCGATGCTCGCGCTGTTGCTGTGGCTGAGATGGCCGGGGCCGATGTGGTTGGAAGTGCGTTTGGGGTTGGGATTGATGCCAATCTGGTGACGGCTTCTATTCGGGCTGTGATTAGTGGGGTTAATCGGGCTTACGCACGGGCTAATGCCGCTGCGCGGGAACGGTTTTTTGAGGTGGCGTTGAGTGATGACGCGGAGCGTGTGGCGATTTGAGGTTTTTGGGGGTTCTTGATCTGGAATTCGGCGCATGTGACAAAGGCGTCATACCTCCCGACTCGCACTTCGTGCTCGCCGGAAGAGTCCGCTAGCAAACCAGTGGTCTATTGTTTGTCTATCGTTAATTTTTTTGAGGGGCGCTTCGGCGCCCCTCTTCTTTTTTGCTGCGCCACTGGCTGTCGACAGACTGGCTTTCTTCCCGTCTTGTCCTCTCTCAGGTCAGCTCCGCTCCGTCCATGCGTCCGGCAAGCTATGCGTCAGCGTCGACACGAAGCGCTCTGTCTCCGGTTCGCGCGGATTCATGAAAATGTCGCGCGATGGGCCCGCCTCCATCACCACGCCGTTATTCAGAAATACCACGTCTCGCGCAATCGTCGCGGCAAGACGCAAATCATGGGTCGCCATCAACATCGTCATGCCTTCCGTGGCGAGCTGCTTGAGTACGTCCACCACCTCCGCAGCCAGTCCGGGATCCAGTGCCGAGGTGGGCTCGTCGCATAACAAGACTTCCGGCGACGGTGCCAGCGCCCGCGCGATTGCTACGCGCTGCTGCTGGCCGCCGGAAAGCGTCGAGGGCCATGCGTCCGCTTTGTGCGCGATGCCGACTTTCTCAAGCAATTCGTCCGCACGTATGCGCGCTCTCTCCTTGTCCCACTTCAGTACGGTCAGCAATCCTTCCATGACGTTCTGGCGCACCGTCAGGTGCGGAAACAACTGAAAATTCTGGAACACCATGCCAGTGCGGCGGCGTATCGTCAGCACCGCCTCGCGCGATGGCTTGTGGTCACGGCTGAATTCGAGGCGCTGGTCACCAACTTCAAGTGATCCGGCCTCCGGGATTTCCAGCAGGTTCACGCAACGCAAAAGCGTACTCTTGCCACTGCCGGAGGGGCCAATCAGCGCGGTGACATTGCCCGGGGCGAGTTGCAGGTCCACTGAATTCAGCACCCGATTCTCGCCGAAGTGCTTGTCGATTTTTTCCAGTCGAATCATCAGTTGCTCGCCTGAAAAAGTGCGTGGCGGCCGAACTTGCGCTCGAGCCGGACTTGCGCCGACGACAATACCGAACTGAACACGAGATAAACCAGTGCCGCCTCGGTGTACAGAATCAACGGTTCATAGGTCACCGACGCGATTCGCTGCGCCGCCTGAAACACCTCAGGCACCGTCAATACCGCGGCGAGCGATGTGTCCTTCACCAACGCGATGAACGAGTTCGACAGCGGCGGCAGCGCCACACGCGCCGCTTGCGGCAGAATCGCGCGGCGCAGAGCCTGCTCACGCGTCATGCCCATCGAGTACGCCGCTTCCCACTGCCCCTTCGGGATCGACTCGATCACACCGCGTATCACTTCCGAGTTATACGCACCGACATTCAGCGAAAAACCAATGATCGCCGCCGTCAACGGGTCGAGCACGATGCCCACGTTCGGTAGTCCGTAGAAAATCACGAACAGTTGCACCAGTAAGGGCGAGCCGCGAAACAGCCATACGTAGAAGCGCACGCACGCTACCGCCCAGCGCGGCCCGAATAGCCGGACCAGCGCGACGATAAACGCCACGACAATCCCAATGCCAAACGATGCCAATGTGAGCGGCACGGTAAAGACGAGCCCCGCATACAGCAGGGGCCATAGCGACTGCGCCATCAGATGCAACCATGCCGGCATGATTCAGACTCGCACGTGACGCTTATTGGGAAACGTCTTTACCGAAGTACTTCTGCGAGATCTTCAAATACGTGCCGTCTTTCCTGATGTCGGCGAGGGCCTTGTTGATCGCCGCCTGCAACTCGGGGTTGCCCTTGCGGATCAGCACCGCGGACTTGTCGCTGCTGTCCGCCGCCGTATCGAGCGCGGCGATCTTTACCTTCGCATCCGGCTTGTGCTTCTTGAAGTCGAGGAACGACAGCGAATCGTTGACGGTCGCGTCGACGCGGCCCGAGGTCAACAGGTCGACCGATTCGTTGAAGCCCTGCACGGGAATCACCTCCGCGCCATGCGCAGCCGCGATCTTGCCGAAGTTGCTGGTCAGCGTATTCGCCGACTTCTTGCCCTTCAGGTCGTCGAACGTCCTGATCGTGGTGTTGTCCGAACGCACAATCAGCGCCGCATGCGACGTGATGTACGGGTCCGAGAAATCGTATTTCGCTTTGCGCGCGTCGGTAACAGCGACTTCATTGATCACCGCGTCGTAGCGGTTCACATCGAGACCAGCAATCAAACCGTCCCATTTACCTTCGACGAATTGCGGCTTGACGCCCAGGCGTTGCGCGATCGCCGTGCCGAGCTCGACGTCGAAGCCGGTCAGCTTGCCGGATTCATCGTGGTACGTGAACGGTGCGTAGGTGCCTTCGGTGCCGATCTTGAGCACGCCTGCGGACTTGATCTGCGCGAGCTCGTCAGCAGCGAAGGCCGGGCTCAGGGTCACCGCTTGCAGCAGCGCGATCAGCAGAATGGAACGAATCGACTTCATCAGGTGGCTCCGTAATGTTTGCTACGTCAGTTTGCAACGTCGGTGGCTGGATCTTGTATTCCATGGTGTCCGCCGGCCCGGATGGACCAGGCGAAGTGGGCGGACTGTAGCAAAAGGCCTGCGTTTTTACAAAGGATCAGGTTTCCGATCCATATGCGCCTGCGTGCTAAGCGGACAGCAAGAATATCTGGTGCAACGTCGGATTTAACTTTACAGCAGATAGGAGAAGGTAGCATGCATGGCAACACGGAACGCTTGTCCGACGCCATCGGGGAAAACGCGGGAGGGAGTGGAACGATGCGCGGCGATGATGAGCAAGCCCAATGAAAGCAACTGCCCAATTCACCGCCGCGTGAACAACGAAGGTGTCGTGCAACTAGTGCGGCTCGTTCTCGATGTACATGACCGGTAAATCGAACCGCGCGGTGGGAAAGGCTTCCGCGAGTCGTTGCTGAAGCGCCGGCAGATCGGAGAACCGTTTCACCCGCACCACGGTGATGCCTCTGCCCGCATACAATCTTACGGCGGCATCGGCCGCCAGTTCCGCGATCTTCTTCTGCACCGCCGATGCGTTGGGCTCGATCACGACCATTTCATTGGCACTGACGCCGATGAGGTTGTCCGTTGTGCGCGCAACCAGTGTCGATTGGCTGGCGTCGGTCGAAAGCGGGTGTTGGCCGCCTTGAGGCAAAGGCCGGACCGAAACCGCCCCGATCCGCACAGGCGCCTCATATTGCATTTGCTGGACGACATTCGCCGGCGCTATCCGGCCGGGCGTCAAATCGGTAGCGTCCTGAGCGTGAGCCGTGAGCGCATGCCCGATAAACACGAAACCTGCTAATACAACAGTGTGTTGTGTCTTCATCTCAGCTTCTCGATCACAAAAGTAGGTCAGCGGCCATACACGCGCAATTGCGCACTGGCAAGTCGCGTCGGGAGCATGCCTTTCCGGGAGTTCGTATCAATCAATCGAACCTTCCAGACACCCTTTGCCGACTCTTCATTGAAGGCGTTGGAGGCCAACGTCAACGCGCTGACATCACGACTTTCATTCCAGAATGCGTTATAGGCGTTCGACAACACACTACGGGTACCCGCCGGCGATATCAGTTCCACCGCCAGATCCCGCATGCTGGCGTCCCTGAGCGAAAGCGTGAGTTGCACGGCCTCGATCCTGCCGATGTTGTTGCTGCTGTAGACCAGCGACGTGTCGACGCCGCTCGCGGAGCCGACTGGCACCACCACGCCCGGCTCGTCTTGTGCCGCCGCGTAGCGCAGTGCGTCACCCGTGCTGGTCATGCGTCCGGTCAGATGGTTCGTATAGGTTTTCGCCAATGCCACCGCGCGTGCCGAGTCCACGAGACCGAATCCGTAGAAATTGTCGAACCACAGTCCCGCAGCATTGCGCGTCCACGCGGGCTGCGGCGCATATTTTTCTCCCGATGGCAAAGTAACCTCTCCCGGCTTGCGATCCGCGTCAACGATCCTGGCCGTTTTCATCAAGATGTACCTGATATCACGCCATGTGAGGTTCGCATTGGCCTCGAGCATCAGGGCCACCACCGCGCTCACCATCGGGGCCGCGGAGGACGTGCCATTGAATAGCGAGGTGTAGTTGCACGTTGGATTGAACGCTTTGCCAGTCGCGGAATCCGGTTTGTCGAAGTCGTTGGCGGGCCTGTTATTCACGGCACGTTTGGCGTAGCCGCGAACACATCCCATCAGGTCGGATGTCACGATCGTGGGACCGCTCACCCCGCCATATTCGCCGCCGAACGCGGACACGAGCAAATTCGATCCGGCACTCGAGTAGCTCGAACGAACGCCACGGGCGTTGATTGCGCCGACAATGACTGCTTGCGGCACTGTTCCAAGCGGATCGGAATTGGCATTCGAGCACGTCACACCAGCCGCAACCGCATGGGCGCAATAGCTCGCGCTGCCAGCAACGCTGGCATAGGAATTGCCCGCCGATTTGACAAAAACAGCGCCCTTACCCTTGCGCAATTGTTCCAGTCCCTCGGCTGCAAGAGACTCGACTGATTGGCCCGGTACCAGCTCGAGCGGATAGATCGTCACACGCCCGAACGACCCGTTGAGCACATCCGCTCGACTCGAAAACGGCGCTCCGCCGAACGCGTCGAATGTGTCCCTCGCCCACGAATTGCGCGAGCCTGTGTATCCGATGAAGCGGGCGCCCCCCAGACGCACACCGGGCGCCACCCCTCGACCGCCCACCTGATTGTCGGCGATCGCACCGATGATGCCGGCGACCGACGTGCCATGTCCATTCTCCTGGACGGGCGTCGGATCGTGTGCATCCGGCGCGGCGGGATCGAAATTGTAGAGCATGTCCGGAGCGACATTGGCTGCAAGATCCTCGTGGGCGATCTCAAGACCGTCATCCAGCACGAGCACCTTTACGTCCTTGCCGGTCCATCCTGCGCCAAACGCTGTGTCGACGTTCAGATCCATGCCGGGCAAACCTGCGCCCATGGAAAATGCGCTTTGACCGGTGTTCTTCAAATGCCACTGATACTCCGCCAGTGGATCGCCAATTGGCCGCGCCTGCGCTAAATTCTGCGCGGAGTGCGCGACCGGGGCCGCACCCGACGGCGCATCCTCGACTGATCCATTACAGGCCGCCATAAAGCCACTCGCCAGCGCGACACCGACCGTACCCGCTCTAATACTCTTCATATTCGTCTCCACCGCAAGGCATGCAATCGACACGCATGGCCGGCACGCCGGCGGCCATGACAAGTACCCAATCGGGCCGCATAGCATGACAACCCATTGATCAACATAATTCTTTGGATACCTGAGTTAAATGATATGGCACGAGGCAATGCCCGCCCGTGGGTGGTTTTGTCTCAGCCTACCGGTTTCTGCAGGATGACTGGATATATGCGCGCCCTTAGAACGGCGGACTACGAAGTCGCTCCTGCGACGCGCAACACAGACGCTGTCAGCGGGCAAACGCGCGAGTCGCTATTCGAACGGGATGAAGCGCCGCGTCATACAGCCGGCGCTACTTGGAAGCGAGACAGCACGAACCGGCGCAGTGCGCCAGCTCGTGCAGGATGAAGTTGAATCGATAAAGACTTGCCAGGCTGTTCCGAATGCTGCTTACCGTTCCACCGGATGCGGCTCCTTCCGCTTATTGGCCACCCGGATCGCATCGAAGTAAGCCGGATTCGGCGGGCGTTTCAGATAACGCCCTGCACCCCGCACTGCCCGCAGCTCGCCATCGGTCCATGCCAGCGCGCCGCGCGTGAGCGTATGCATCGCCACGCCCTGCACCGTCATCCCTTCGAACACGTTGAAGTCGACCTTCTGATGATGCGTCTTCACCGAAATGGTTTTACTTGCCTGCGGATCCCACACGACCAGGTCGGCATCCGCGCCCACCTGTACCGCACCTTTGCGCGGATACAGGTTGAAAATCTGCGCGGCGTTAGTCGACGTGATACGCACGAATTCGTTCGGCGTGAGACGTCCCGAATTCACACCATGATGCCAAAGCACCGCCATGCGATCTTCAACGCCACCACAGCCGTTCGGGATCTTCGTAAAGTCTTCGCGGCCCATCGCCTTCTGCGACGCGCAGAACACGCAGTGGTCGGTCGCGGTAGTGTGTAATTGGCCCGCTTGCAGACCCCGCCACAATGCCTCGCGATGCTCCGCGGAACGGAACGGCGGGCTCATCACGTGCGCTGCGGCGCGGGTCCAGTCGGGATCGCGATACACCGCTTCGTCGATCACCAGATGGCCCGGCAGCACTTCGCCGAACACGCGAAGGCCCTCGCTGCGGGCACGCGCGATCGCGTCGACCGCGTCTTTCGAGGACACGTGGACGATATACACCGGCACGCCCAACACCTGCGCGATGCGGATCGCCCGATTGGCAGCCTCGCCCTCCACCTCCGGCGGCCGCGACAGCGGGTGCGCCTCAGGACCCGTAAAGCCTTTTGCCAGCAACTGACGCTGCAACTGAAACACCAGTTCACCGTTTTCCGCATGCACGGTAGGCAGCGCACCGAGTTCGAGCGAACGCGAGAAACTGTTCACCAGCACTTCGTCATCGGCCATGATCGCGTTCTTGTAGGCCATGAAATGCTTGAAACTCGACACGCCGTGTTCGTGCACCAGCGTGCCCATGTCGCGATAGACAGAATCGTCCCACCACGTCACCGCGACGTGAAAGCCGTAGTCCGCCGACGCCTTTTCAGCCCAACCGCGCCATTCCTTGAAGGCCTCCATCAACGGTTGCTTCGGACTCGGAATCACGAAGTCGATAATGCTGGTCGTGCCGCCGGATAAACCCGCGGCGGTACCGGTATAGAAATCGTCGCTGGCCGTGGTGCCCATGAACGGCAACTCCATGTGCGTATGCGGATCGATGCCGCCGGGCATCACGTACTGCCCGCCCGCATCGACGATGGTGGCGCCGGCCGGCGCCGCCAGGTCCGCTCCGATCTGCAGGATCGTACCGCCGTCCTGCGGGTCCGCACACAACACGTCCGCACGATACGTGTTGTCCGCGTCGATAATCGTGCCGCCGCGAATCAGGGTCGTCATGTTGCCGCCTCCTTATGAACTGCTGGTTTCGGTGCTACGTACTTCGTTCTGCTGGTGCACAGTTCGTGCACTCGTTCATTCACTCGCTCACGCATACTCAGACACACTCAGGCACTCGCCACGCGCGCGCTCGGTCCTTTGCTCAGCTTCATCCACGCGCTGTATACGATCGACGCCAACGCCAGTCCGACAAACCAGGCATAGGTATAGAGCGTGTTGAAAATCGCCGGCACATTCGGGAACGATGCCGGAAACGCGGTGTGCAAAAAGCCCGGCAGATTCGGCAGCACGCCGATCACGAGCGCCACCACCGCGCCGATATTCCAGCCGCCGGTGTAGCTGTACTCGCCATGCTCGTCGAACAGTTCACGCGGATCCAGCCGTGTGCCGCGAATCAGGAAGTAGTCGACCATCAGAATGCCCGCCACCGGACCGAGCAAAGCCGAGTAACCGACCAGCCACGTGAAAATATAGCCCTGCGTGGTGGCGAGAATCTTCCACGGCATCATCACAATGGCGATGGTCGCGGTAATCATGCCGCCGACACGATACGAAATACCTTTCGGCCACAGGCTCGAAAAGTCATACGCTGGGCCGACGAGATTCGCCGCCAGATTGCAGCACATCGTATCCAGCGTCAGGATGATCAACGCAAGGCCGACGCCGATGCCGGTCATGCGGCTCGTCAGATCGATCGGGTCCCAGATCGCCTTGCCATAGATCACCACGGTCGCCGACGTCACCACCACGGAAATCACCGAGAGCAGCGCCATCGGTATCGGCAGACCCACCGACTGGCCAATGATCTGATCACGCTGTGTTTTGGCAAAGCGTGTGAAGTCGGGGATATTCAGCGCCAGCGTCGCCCAGAAACCCACCATCGCCGTGAGGCCGGGCCAGAAGGTCGCCCAGAACAGGCCTTCCTTCTTTCCACCCGCCACGAACTGCGACGGTGCGGACAGCATCGAGCCGAGGCCGCCCGCCTTCGAGGTGGCCCACCACACCAGCGCGATACACATCACGATCTTGATCGGCGCGGACCAGCTTTCGAGCCAGCGAATCGAATCGGTGCCGTGCACGATGAAGTAGATCTGCAATGCCCAGAACACGAGGAAACACGCGAGCTGCGCAAGCGAGATGTCGAGGAACGGCAAGGCCGCACCGTGCAGCGCGTTGCCGGTCAGAATGTTCAGCAGCGTGTAGATCGCGCTGCCGCCAAGCCATGTCTGAATGCCGTACCAGCCACACGCGACGATCGCCCGCAGCATCGCCGGCAGTTTCGCGCCTTGTGTGCCGAAGGAGGAGCGCACCAGCACTGCATACGGAATGCCGTGCTTCGCGCCCGCATGCCCGATCAGCAGCATCGGCACCAGCACGATCAGATTGCCGAGCAGCACGGTCGCCACTGCCTGCCACGGCGACATGCCCTCCTCCGTCAAGCCGGCCGCGAGCATGTACGACGCGATGTTCATCACCATGCCGACCCAGAGCGCGGCAAAGTGATACCACCGCCACGTGCGCTGTGCGACGCCGGTCGGCGCAAGGTCATCGTTATAAAGACTGCTGCCCTGCGCGCCGGCCGCAAACTGCGGATCGACGGATTGCACTGTCTGCTTCATCGAAAGATCTCCACTGATCGTTGAGGCCTGCGCGGCTTCTGGCGGCGCGTCAGGCCTTGGGGAAAACTACAGGTTCAGTACAAGCGCTTCGCTTTGTTTCGTTTCCTACAGGTAGCTCATGTTTCAGGCTGCTTTTGCTGCATGGGCATGGGCGTGCTCTGCGGTTTCAGCCGCGTCCGACGTGTCGCTTTCACCGGCATTCACCCGTGCGGGGTTGTTCGGATGCGTGGTCCAGTTCGCGTACTCGCCGCTGTCCACACGCTCCATCGTGATGCACTGCTCGACCGGGCACACATGCATGCACAGATTACAGCCGACACACTCGGAGTCCATCACTTCAAAATGCCGGACGCCATCTTTTTCTTTCATGATCGCCTGGTGCGCCGTGTCTTCACAGGCGATATGGCAGAGGCCGCACTGGATGCATTTGTCCTGATCGATGCGCGCCTTGATGTCGTATTTGAGGTTCAGGTACTTCCAGTCGGTGACGTTCGGCACGGCGCGGCCGCGAATGTCGTCGAGCGTCGCATAGCCTTTTTCGTCCATCCAGTTCGAAAGACCGTCCGCGAGATCGGAGACGATGCGGAATCCATAGTGCATCGCCGCCGTGCAGACCTGCACGCTGCCCGCGCCGAGCACCATGAATTCGGCCGCATCGCGCCATGTCGAAATGCCGCCGATACCGGAGATCGGCAGATTCGGCGTTTCCACGTCGCGGGCGATTTCGGCCACCATGTTCAATGCGATCGGCTTGACCGCCGGTCCGCAATAGCCGCCGTGCGTGCCTTTGCCGTCGACCATCGGCAACGGCGACATCGCGTCGAGATCGACCGCGACGATCGAGTTGATCGTGTTGATCAGCGACACGCCGTCCGCGCCGCCTTTATAGGCCGCGCGCGAACCGAGGCGGATGTCGCTGACATTCGGCGTGAGTTTGACGAGGCACGGCAGCTTCGAGCCCTCCTTGACCCAGCGCGTGACCATCTCGACGTACTCGGGCACCTGCCCCACCGCCGCACCCATGCCGCGCTCGCTCATGCCGTGCGGGCAGCCGAAATTCAGTTCGACCGCATCGGCGCCGGTGTCTTCGACGAGCGGCAAAATCCACTTCCAGTCGCGCTCGTTGCACGGCACCATGAGCGAGACGATCATCGCGCGGTCTGGCCAGTCGCGTTTGACCTGGGCGATTTCTTTCAGGTTGACGTCCAGCGGACGGTCGGTGATCAGTTCGATGTTGTTCAGGCCCGCGATGCGCTGGCCGTTCCATTGCACTGCGCCATAGCGCGAACTGACGTTCACTACATGTGGGTCGAGGCCCAGCGTCTTCCACACGACCCCGCCCCAGCCCGCTTCGAACGCGCGGTTCACGTTATAGGCTTTGTCGGTCGGCGGCGCGGAGGCGAGCCAGAAAGGATTCGGCGACGTAATGCCGGCAATCGTACAGCGCAAATCGGCCATGTTCGGCTCCTTGGGGACTGCTGTTTTTTGTCTGATGGGATGCGTGGCTTAAGTGACTTGAGTGGCTCAGGCGGCTTTGACGGCTGTGCGGGCAAACTGGGCGTCAATCGCCGCGGCGGCGATCTTGCCGTCCTGCACCGCCTGTACCGTCAGATCGATCCCACCCGTCGCCGCGCAATCGCCACCCGCCCATACGCCTGGCAGCGAGGTTTGTCCGTTTGCATCGACCGCGATACGGCTGCCGTCCAGCGTCAACAGTTCGCGCTCGATACCGACCGGCACCAGCGTCTGGCCGATTGCCTTGAGCACCATGTCGGCCCCGACCACGAAGCGCTCCTGATCGCCATCGCTTGACTTGCGTTCGAATTCGACACCTGTCACCACGCCGCCTGCTCCGATCAAACGCACCGGCATTGCGTACGTGACAAGTGTGACGCCGTTGGTCTGCGCGAAATCGC is a window of Paraburkholderia phytofirmans OLGA172 DNA encoding:
- the leuA gene encoding 2-isopropylmalate synthase — encoded protein: MLKNPATKYRSFKPINLTDRQWPSRTITRAPIWMSTDLRDGNQSLFEPMNAERKMRMFKTLVQIGFKEIEVAFPSASQTDFNFVRELIEGGHIPDDVTIEVLTQARDDLIERTFESLRGVPRAIVHLYNATAPEFRRIVFGLEKSGVKELAQNAARTMKRLVDATPETQFTLQYSPEVFSGTELEFAKEVCDAVFDIWQPTPEHKAIVNLPATVEMATPNVYADQIEWMHRNLARRDSLIISVHPHNDRGTAVAAAELAVMAGADRIEGCLFGNGERTGNVDLVTLALNLYTQGVDPELDFSNINEVARTAEECTQLPVHPRHPYVGDLVFTAFSGSHQDAIKKGFAVQKPDAVWEVPYMPIDPSDLGRTYDSVIRVNSQSGKGGIAYLLEQGYGVVLPRRLQVDFSSAVQRYTDDSGQEVTPSQIWELFQQEYVHSAAPIHYVGHSLSERDGREHIKLTVDIHGSRRVLSGEGNGPLDALMHAIGAPVRIQHYEERALTQGADARAVAVAEMAGADVVGSAFGVGIDANLVTASIRAVISGVNRAYARANAAARERFFEVALSDDAERVAI
- a CDS encoding S8 family serine peptidase, which translates into the protein MKSIRAGTVGVALASGFMAACNGSVEDAPSGAAPVAHSAQNLAQARPIGDPLAEYQWHLKNTGQSAFSMGAGLPGMDLNVDTAFGAGWTGKDVKVLVLDDGLEIAHEDLAANVAPDMLYNFDPAAPDAHDPTPVQENGHGTSVAGIIGAIADNQVGGRGVAPGVRLGGARFIGYTGSRNSWARDTFDAFGGAPFSSRADVLNGSFGRVTIYPLELVPGQSVESLAAEGLEQLRKGKGAVFVKSAGNSYASVAGSASYCAHAVAAGVTCSNANSDPLGTVPQAVIVGAINARGVRSSYSSAGSNLLVSAFGGEYGGVSGPTIVTSDLMGCVRGYAKRAVNNRPANDFDKPDSATGKAFNPTCNYTSLFNGTSSAAPMVSAVVALMLEANANLTWRDIRYILMKTARIVDADRKPGEVTLPSGEKYAPQPAWTRNAAGLWFDNFYGFGLVDSARAVALAKTYTNHLTGRMTSTGDALRYAAAQDEPGVVVPVGSASGVDTSLVYSSNNIGRIEAVQLTLSLRDASMRDLAVELISPAGTRSVLSNAYNAFWNESRDVSALTLASNAFNEESAKGVWKVRLIDTNSRKGMLPTRLASAQLRVYGR
- a CDS encoding amino acid ABC transporter permease is translated as MPAWLHLMAQSLWPLLYAGLVFTVPLTLASFGIGIVVAFIVALVRLFGPRWAVACVRFYVWLFRGSPLLVQLFVIFYGLPNVGIVLDPLTAAIIGFSLNVGAYNSEVIRGVIESIPKGQWEAAYSMGMTREQALRRAILPQAARVALPPLSNSFIALVKDTSLAAVLTVPEVFQAAQRIASVTYEPLILYTEAALVYLVFSSVLSSAQVRLERKFGRHALFQASN
- a CDS encoding class I SAM-dependent methyltransferase; the protein is MGAMNTHPTPQARALRFTLAALSAALLLAACAAPTASTSSAAADSASLDTAISGPQRSDKNRARDVYRHPKATLQFFGVTSSQTVLEIAPGGGWYTEILAPYLHDHGKLYEVQYDSPDAASAAEERAGRASFARKLAATPAIYGNVVVGTLRAGRFSGFPADGSVDQVLTFRNIHNWIKDGEIDANLRAFYAALKPGGILGVEEHRAAPGTSLQQTIDTGYVTEAYVIEHARAAGFELAGQSEVNSNPRDTKNYPNGVWSLPPTYEGHDVDRAKYAAIGESDRMTLRFVKPR
- a CDS encoding amino acid ABC transporter ATP-binding protein translates to MIRLEKIDKHFGENRVLNSVDLQLAPGNVTALIGPSGSGKSTLLRCVNLLEIPEAGSLEVGDQRLEFSRDHKPSREAVLTIRRRTGMVFQNFQLFPHLTVRQNVMEGLLTVLKWDKERARIRADELLEKVGIAHKADAWPSTLSGGQQQRVAIARALAPSPEVLLCDEPTSALDPGLAAEVVDVLKQLATEGMTMLMATHDLRLAATIARDVVFLNNGVVMEAGPSRDIFMNPREPETERFVSTLTHSLPDAWTERS
- a CDS encoding amino acid ABC transporter substrate-binding protein → MKSIRSILLIALLQAVTLSPAFAADELAQIKSAGVLKIGTEGTYAPFTYHDESGKLTGFDVELGTAIAQRLGVKPQFVEGKWDGLIAGLDVNRYDAVINEVAVTDARKAKYDFSDPYITSHAALIVRSDNTTIRTFDDLKGKKSANTLTSNFGKIAAAHGAEVIPVQGFNESVDLLTSGRVDATVNDSLSFLDFKKHKPDAKVKIAALDTAADSSDKSAVLIRKGNPELQAAINKALADIRKDGTYLKISQKYFGKDVSQ